The genomic interval GAATTAGTAATTGTTTCAAAAATAACTAAAAAGAAAACCAATGAATAATTTTTAACTTTTAACTTGACGAAAATGCAAATTCAAAAAACAACTTTCAGTTAAAAAGGAAATAGTTTAAATTTGAAACGCTAATATCCAAATTATCATGTTTAAAACTCGAAGAGAAATTGTTTTTGTAATTCTAGCCGGAATCTTTATTACCAATGCAGTTGTTGCCGAACTTATCGGAGGAAAATTAATTCAGATCGGTCCATTTGTAATGAGTATCGGAATCTTGCCTTGGCCAATTGTATTTTTAACAACAGATTTAATTAATGAGTATTTTGGAGAAAAAGGCGTAAAAAAACTTTCTTTCATCACAGCATGTTTAATTGCCTATGCTTTTTTAATCTTGTTTATGGCGATTGTTATTCCCGCAGCAAAAGGAATAAGTCCCGTAAATGACGAGCAATTTCAAGCCGTTTTCGGACAAAGTATGTGGATTATTGTTGGAAGCTTAATCGCCTTTATGGCATCGCAGCTTATTGATGTCTGGATTTTTTGGTTTTTTAAGAACAGAACGGGCGAAAAAAAAATATGGCTTAGAGCTACTGGTTCTACTGTAATTTCGCAATTATTTGATTCTTTTATTGTCTTAGGAATTGCATTTTGGCTTCCTGGAAAAATAGATTTTGATACGTTTATCTCTTCAGGATTAATCGGATACACTTTCAAATTAGCAATCGCTATTTTGCTAACTCCCGCCATTTATTTAGGCCATCATTTAATTAAAAAATATTTAGAAAAAGACAATCTGAAAAAAAACGAGGAACTACAATAATGAAAAATTATAAAATATACTTTTTAGTAATTATTGCAGGTTGCATAATAGGCTGTTCCAAAAATGCTAAAAAACAAATGTTAGAAGTCACTGATAAGATTTCAAACCAAATAGAAACGATTTCTGAAAGCACTATTGAAACCGTAAAACAATATAAAAACACAATTGTAGATCAAATTACAACAGAAGAAATTCTGACCGAGAATGCCTCAACATTAAATGATAGCGTTGTAAAACCTAAAATTGAAAATGATAAGTTTTTAGGAATCACTTCTTTTAAAAAATTTATATCAGATTGCAAAACTGGTGAAACTTTAACTCAAAAAGAACTTATAGAAAATCATGATGTTCCTGCTGACGGAATAAAACTAATAAAAAGCATTACTAAAACTTCTGAAGATGAAATTGAAATAAAATGGAAATCTACTTGGTTTATAGAAAAAATTTCTGACGCGAAATTTAGAGATGCGAAAATAAAATTCAAATTTGAGGCCAATAAAATGTATACTTCTGGAAATGCAATTGGAATTAAATATAAAAAGAAAATCTATACTGATTTGATCATAATTGGAACAAAAGCTTACATACCAACCGTAAAAGGTTATCACTGGAAAATTGGAAAATAATGGAACAAATAAGATGCGGCTGGTGTTCAGCAAGTGATTTATACAAAAAGTATCATGACGAAGAATGGGGAGTTCCTGTTTACGATGATCCCACTATTTTCGAATTTTTAATTCTTGAAACTTTTCAAGCAGGTTTAAGCTGGATTACCATTTTAAATAAAAGAGAAAATTTCAAAGTCGCTTTTGACAATTTCGATTATAAAAAAATCGCCAATTATTCTGAAGATAAAATCGAAGAATTACTGCAAAATACAGGAATCATTCGTAACAAACTTAAAATAAGATCAGCTGTAACAAACGCGCAGGCATTTATGAAGATTCAAGAAGAATTTGGAACTTTCTCCAAATACATCTGGAAATTCGTCGACGGAAAACCAATTGATAACAATCCTAAAACATTAAAAGATGTCCCAGCAACCACTCCAATTTCTGATGCTATCAGCAAAGATTTAAAAAAACGTGGTTTCAAATTCGTTGGCTCAACTGTTATTTACGCGCATATGCAAGCAACTGGAATGGTCAATGATCATATCGAAGATTGCTGGACGAGAACAAAATAGTTTTCAGTCGCAATTTTCAGTTTTTTTTGAACCTGAAACTTGAAAACTGAAACTTTTTAAACAAAAATTACATATATTTGCTTCACACTTTAGGGGTGTCTACAACTTGTAGGCTGAGATTTTACCCTCTGAACCTGATCTAGTTCATACTAGCGTAGGGAAAAGTAAGATGACTTCTGCGCGCATTTTTATGCGTTCTTGTAGCCATTCCTAATGTGTAACTATACACTAAACTCAAAGGAATGGAACTAAAAATCAATCAACAAACTAAACATTTCAATGCTGAATCGCTAAGCGTTCAATCATTGCTCGATCTCGAAATTCCGCACAAACAAAACGGAATCGCCATTGCTGTCAACAATACCATTGTTCCAAAACTTAAATGGAACGAATTCTTCGTACAAGAAACTGACGAAATCTTAATTATTTCTGCTACGCAGGGAGGATAGAATAAAATTCCAATTACATACCGGGCGTAGACGCACTGCAGTGCGTATCTATAATTCACATCTTACATCTTACAATATACAAACTATGACAAACGAAGAACAAATATCAAGAACCCCATTTCCGAATTCTAAAAAAGTTTATATCGATGGAGAAATTCATCCTATAAAAGTGGCAATGCGCGAAATTAATCTTAGCGACACCAAACTTTCTAACGGAGGAATTGAGAAAAATCCTCCCGTAACAGTTTATGATACTTCTGGTCCATATACAGATCCGAATGTTGAAATTGATATTCGAAAAGGATTGCCACGCTTACGCGAAAGCTGGATTCTTGACCGAAATGATGTCGAAATTTTAAACGAAATAACTTCCGATTATGGCTTAAGCCGATTAAAAGATGAAAGTTTAAATCACCTTAGATTTGAATATTTACATCAGCCAAAACGTGCTAAAAAAGGAGCAAACGTCACTCAATTATACTATGCCAAACAAGGAATTATAACTCCCGAAATGGAATATATTGCTATTCGCGAAAATCAACGAATTGAACTTTTAAACCAACAAACCAAAGCGATGCAATGTCAACACAGCGGTCATAGTTTCGGTGCGAATACTCCAAAAAGTAAAATCACCCCAGAATTTGTACGTTCTGAAGTTGCCTGCGGAAGAGCCATTATCCCAAACAATATTAATCACCCAGAAAGTGAACCAATGATTGTGGGACGTAATTTCTTGGTAAAAATCAATGCCAATATTGGAAATAGCGCCGTTACTTCTAGTATTGAAGAAGAAGTAGAAAAAGCCGTTTGGGCATGCCGTTGGGGAGCTGACACGATTATGGATCTTTCTACAGGAAAAAACATTCACGAGACAAGAGAATGGATTATCCGTAATTCTCCTGTTCCAATTGGCACAGTTCCGATTTATCAGGCATTAGAAAAAGTAAAAGGAATTGCCGAAGATTTGACTTGGGAAATTTTCCGCGATACTTTAATTGAACAGGCAGAACAAGGTGTTTCGTATTTTACAATTCATGCCGGCGTTTTACTTCGCTACATTCATTTAACCGCAAATCGTGTTACTGGAATTGTTTCGCGCGGTGGTTCTATTATGGCAAAATGGTGTTTATTCCATCATAAAGAAAACTTCCTGTATACTCATTTTGAAGAAATTTGCGTAATCATGAAACAATATGATGTCGCTTTTTCTTTAGGAGATGGCCTACGTCCAGGTTCGATTGCAGATGCTAATGATGCAGCACAATTTGCAGAATTAGAAACTTTAGGCGAACTGACAAAAATTGCTTGGAAACATGATGTTCAAGTTTTTATTGAAGGTCCAGGACACGTGCCAATGCACATGATTAAAGAAAATATGGACAAGCAATTAGAGCATTGCCATGAAGCTCCATTTTACACTTTAGGTCCGTTAACAACAGATATTGCACCGGGCTACGATCATATTACTTCTGCAATTGGTGCCGCGATGATTGGCTGGTACGGTTGTGCGATGCTGTGTTATGTAACGCCAAAAGAACACTTGGGCTTACCGAATAAAAAAGACGTAAAAGACGGTGTAATTACGTATAAAATTTCTGCTCATGCTGCAGATTTAGCAAAAGGCCATCCGGGAGCGCAATATCGCGATAATGCATTAAGTAAAGCCCGTTTTGAATTCCGTTGGGAAGATCAGTTTAATTTGGCTTTAGATCCAGATACTGCAAGAGAATTTCATGATGAAACACTTCCTGCTGATGGGGCAAAAGTGGCGCACTTCTGTTCGATGTGTGGACCTAAGTTCTGTTCTATGAAAATATCTCAGGAAATTAGAGATGTTGCTGCCGCAGAAAAAGGAATGCAAGAGAAATCAGAAGAGTTTATTGAGCAGGGCAAAGAGATTTATATCTAGAAAATAGAAGAAAGAATAAAGAGAAAAGATATGATTGTGATTTCTAATCCGTTTGCTATTGCAGATGAAATCAAAATAATTCATTCTTTATTTGAAGAAGGATTGACTTTGCTTCATATTCGGAAACCTGATTTTTCAGAAGTAGAAATGGCTCAATTTATTCATCAGATAAAACTAGAATTTCGAAATAAATTGGTTCTGCAAAATCATTATGATTTGGCAAAAGATTTTGGAATTAACCGATTTCATTTTTCTGAGAAAGAAAGAAAACAGAATCTTAATCATCCTGCAAGGTTTTCAAAACCTTGTAGGTTTCTATCAACATCAACGCATTCTATCGAAGATTTTAATTCTTTAGAAAATGATTTTGACTACGCATTTCTAAGCCCTGTTTTTAATAGTATTTCTAAAGAAAATTATCATCCAAAAACTGATCTTTTCGAAGCATTAAAATCAAGAAC from Flavobacterium sp. YJ01 carries:
- a CDS encoding queuosine precursor transporter → MFKTRREIVFVILAGIFITNAVVAELIGGKLIQIGPFVMSIGILPWPIVFLTTDLINEYFGEKGVKKLSFITACLIAYAFLILFMAIVIPAAKGISPVNDEQFQAVFGQSMWIIVGSLIAFMASQLIDVWIFWFFKNRTGEKKIWLRATGSTVISQLFDSFIVLGIAFWLPGKIDFDTFISSGLIGYTFKLAIAILLTPAIYLGHHLIKKYLEKDNLKKNEELQ
- a CDS encoding DNA-3-methyladenine glycosylase I; the encoded protein is MEQIRCGWCSASDLYKKYHDEEWGVPVYDDPTIFEFLILETFQAGLSWITILNKRENFKVAFDNFDYKKIANYSEDKIEELLQNTGIIRNKLKIRSAVTNAQAFMKIQEEFGTFSKYIWKFVDGKPIDNNPKTLKDVPATTPISDAISKDLKKRGFKFVGSTVIYAHMQATGMVNDHIEDCWTRTK
- the thiS gene encoding sulfur carrier protein ThiS; this encodes MELKINQQTKHFNAESLSVQSLLDLEIPHKQNGIAIAVNNTIVPKLKWNEFFVQETDEILIISATQGG
- the thiC gene encoding phosphomethylpyrimidine synthase ThiC encodes the protein MTNEEQISRTPFPNSKKVYIDGEIHPIKVAMREINLSDTKLSNGGIEKNPPVTVYDTSGPYTDPNVEIDIRKGLPRLRESWILDRNDVEILNEITSDYGLSRLKDESLNHLRFEYLHQPKRAKKGANVTQLYYAKQGIITPEMEYIAIRENQRIELLNQQTKAMQCQHSGHSFGANTPKSKITPEFVRSEVACGRAIIPNNINHPESEPMIVGRNFLVKINANIGNSAVTSSIEEEVEKAVWACRWGADTIMDLSTGKNIHETREWIIRNSPVPIGTVPIYQALEKVKGIAEDLTWEIFRDTLIEQAEQGVSYFTIHAGVLLRYIHLTANRVTGIVSRGGSIMAKWCLFHHKENFLYTHFEEICVIMKQYDVAFSLGDGLRPGSIADANDAAQFAELETLGELTKIAWKHDVQVFIEGPGHVPMHMIKENMDKQLEHCHEAPFYTLGPLTTDIAPGYDHITSAIGAAMIGWYGCAMLCYVTPKEHLGLPNKKDVKDGVITYKISAHAADLAKGHPGAQYRDNALSKARFEFRWEDQFNLALDPDTAREFHDETLPADGAKVAHFCSMCGPKFCSMKISQEIRDVAAAEKGMQEKSEEFIEQGKEIYI
- a CDS encoding thiamine phosphate synthase, producing MIVISNPFAIADEIKIIHSLFEEGLTLLHIRKPDFSEVEMAQFIHQIKLEFRNKLVLQNHYDLAKDFGINRFHFSEKERKQNLNHPARFSKPCRFLSTSTHSIEDFNSLENDFDYAFLSPVFNSISKENYHPKTDLFEALKSRTNHKTKAIALGGIDAENIQKTLENGFDDIALLGTIWKNENPLKQFKSCQKIVHSYFQSQV